In Anaerolineales bacterium, a genomic segment contains:
- a CDS encoding glycosyltransferase family 2 protein translates to MNDIPVVTIIIPCLNEINFIDTCLTSVLNFELNSGSFEVIVVDGMSTDGTRNALAWWTMRYPKYMRVLDNPYQIVPTAMNIGIREARGRWIVRLDAHSMYPSDYLSLCLDTAMSSNADNVGGVVIPQRKDETRQASLIQALTTHSFGVGDAEFRLETTSAYVDTVPFGCYRRDVFEKIGLFDERLVRNQDYEFNRRLTSAGGRIWLNPDIRIYYYNEPTLGELFQQARYTGRWNPYMWVVAPYSFSPRHAIPGLFLLGLLKGILAIHLLPVLVLPYGMILLLYGILALISAAQQSYKYGKWMLPILPFLFLLYHLNYGYGILRGVIDVLLHRSPVQNGQEVWKGAGFKLIKPKELKNGFVYSAQQITVDP, encoded by the coding sequence GTGAATGACATACCTGTTGTAACGATCATCATCCCTTGTCTGAACGAGATTAATTTTATTGATACGTGCTTAACGTCTGTCTTAAATTTTGAATTAAATTCTGGCTCCTTTGAAGTAATTGTGGTGGATGGTATGTCTACTGATGGCACGCGAAATGCCCTTGCCTGGTGGACAATGCGCTATCCCAAATACATGCGTGTTTTAGACAATCCCTATCAGATCGTCCCGACAGCAATGAATATTGGGATTCGGGAGGCGCGGGGGCGCTGGATCGTTCGCTTGGACGCCCACAGCATGTACCCTTCGGATTACCTCAGCTTATGTCTAGATACGGCGATGAGCAGTAATGCCGATAATGTGGGCGGCGTTGTCATTCCCCAGCGGAAAGATGAAACACGCCAAGCCAGCCTGATCCAAGCGCTGACGACGCACAGTTTTGGCGTGGGCGATGCCGAATTCCGCTTAGAGACAACAAGCGCCTATGTCGATACCGTTCCCTTCGGGTGCTACCGACGAGACGTTTTTGAAAAGATTGGCTTGTTTGATGAACGCTTGGTGCGCAACCAAGATTACGAATTCAACCGCCGCCTGACCTCTGCCGGAGGGCGCATCTGGCTGAACCCCGACATCCGCATCTATTATTACAATGAGCCAACACTCGGTGAGTTGTTTCAGCAGGCACGCTATACCGGGCGCTGGAATCCCTACATGTGGGTAGTTGCTCCCTACAGTTTTTCCCCCCGCCATGCCATACCGGGCTTGTTCTTGCTAGGGCTGCTTAAGGGGATACTCGCTATCCACCTGCTGCCGGTGTTGGTCTTGCCCTACGGGATGATTCTCCTCCTCTACGGCATCTTGGCGCTGATCAGTGCCGCACAGCAAAGCTACAAATATGGCAAATGGATGCTCCCCATCTTGCCGTTTTTGTTTTTGCTCTACCATCTGAACTATGGTTATGGTATTTTACGCGGTGTGATCGATGTCCTTCTTCACCGTTCACCAGTTCAGAATGGGCAAGAGGTCTGGAAAGGGGCGGGGTTTAAGCTGATCAAACCTAAAGAGTTGAAAAACGGCTTTGTATATTCCGCACAACAAATTACTGTTGATCCTTAA
- a CDS encoding O-acetylhomoserine aminocarboxypropyltransferase/cysteine synthase, whose amino-acid sequence MSGSNGNNHELSFHTQALHAGYSPDPTTRARAVPLYQTTSYQFKNTDHAAALFALQEAGNIYTRIMNPTNDVFEQRIAALEGGIGALATASGQFAETLAILTLADTGDEIISSAALYGGTYTLFSQSLRRLGITTHFVEGDDPADYERLINDKTRAIYLETIGNPKLEIPDFEGIAKVAHKHGVPVIVDNTFGTPYLIRPFEYGVDIVVHSTTKWIGGHGLSIGGVIVDSGKFDWKASGRHRGIVAPEPAYHNAVLADVAGAAAFIIRARVVGLRDFGGSQAPFNSFLNIIGLETLALRVQRHVENALAVAQHLEKHPAVAWVNYPGLPNHKSYERAKKYLPKGAGAVIGFGIKGGRESGRAFIDNLKVFSHLANVGDARSLAIHPASTTHSQLSAEEQKATGVTEDYVRLAVGIEDIKDILWDLDQALAVAQSALTTA is encoded by the coding sequence ATGTCTGGATCAAACGGAAACAACCACGAATTGTCGTTCCATACCCAAGCGCTTCATGCGGGGTACAGCCCTGACCCAACCACCCGCGCCCGCGCCGTGCCGCTTTACCAAACGACGAGTTATCAGTTCAAGAACACCGATCACGCTGCGGCGCTCTTTGCCTTGCAAGAGGCGGGGAACATCTACACGCGGATCATGAACCCGACGAACGATGTCTTTGAGCAACGCATCGCCGCCTTAGAGGGGGGTATTGGGGCGCTGGCAACGGCGTCTGGGCAGTTCGCTGAGACACTGGCAATCCTCACACTAGCCGATACGGGTGACGAGATCATTTCTTCGGCGGCGCTTTACGGCGGGACGTACACGCTCTTTTCGCAATCGCTCCGCCGTTTGGGGATCACCACCCACTTTGTGGAAGGGGATGATCCCGCCGATTATGAACGCCTGATTAATGATAAAACACGGGCGATCTACCTCGAAACAATTGGCAACCCAAAATTGGAAATCCCCGATTTTGAGGGAATCGCCAAGGTTGCCCATAAGCATGGCGTTCCAGTGATTGTCGATAACACCTTTGGGACGCCTTACCTGATCCGCCCCTTTGAATACGGAGTCGATATTGTCGTTCACAGCACGACGAAATGGATCGGTGGGCATGGCTTGAGCATCGGCGGGGTGATTGTGGACAGCGGGAAATTCGATTGGAAGGCAAGCGGGCGGCATCGCGGGATTGTTGCCCCCGAACCCGCCTACCATAACGCAGTTCTGGCAGATGTGGCAGGGGCAGCAGCCTTCATCATCCGCGCTCGCGTCGTCGGCTTGCGCGATTTCGGCGGCTCGCAAGCGCCTTTCAACAGTTTCTTGAACATCATCGGCTTGGAAACGCTTGCCCTGCGCGTTCAGCGCCATGTGGAAAATGCATTGGCGGTGGCGCAGCATCTTGAAAAACACCCCGCTGTCGCATGGGTGAATTACCCGGGTCTGCCCAACCACAAGAGCTATGAACGGGCGAAGAAATACCTTCCTAAAGGCGCGGGTGCGGTGATTGGGTTTGGGATTAAAGGGGGGCGCGAGAGCGGACGCGCCTTCATTGATAACTTGAAAGTGTTTAGCCACCTTGCCAACGTGGGCGATGCGCGGTCTCTCGCCATTCATCCGGCAAGCACGACCCACAGCCAACTGAGCGCGGAAGAACAGAAGGCGACGGGCGTCACTGAGGACTATGTGCGTTTGGCCGTGGGCATTGAGGATATCAAGGATATTCTTTGGGATTTGGATCAGGCGTTGGCGGTGGCGCAAAGCGCTCTGACAACAGCCTAA
- a CDS encoding isocitrate/isopropylmalate dehydrogenase family protein has product MAAINVCLISGDGVGAEVIPAARRVLEALGLDIHFSEAEAGWACFQKQGDALPPATLEAIRAADGTLFGATQSPSTKVEGYRSPVLAMRRAFDLYANLRPTVSLPVPGCPPGIDLLIVRENTEGMYSGRERREGDTAISERVITVPATERIARYAFAAAQKRPRKNVTIVHKANVLKETDGLFREVCFRVAAEFPDVAVDELLVDACAMWLVKNPARFDVIVTENLFGDILSDEAAGLVGGLGIAPSANIGAGKIAYFEPVHGSAPDIAGQGVANPTGAILSAAMLLAHVGQPETAGRIERAVWATLYDGIYSRDLGGEAGTQAMTEAILARLWL; this is encoded by the coding sequence ATGGCTGCAATCAACGTGTGTTTGATTTCCGGCGATGGTGTGGGCGCGGAAGTCATTCCCGCTGCACGGCGGGTCTTAGAAGCATTAGGGCTGGATATTCACTTCAGCGAAGCGGAAGCGGGTTGGGCTTGTTTCCAAAAACAGGGTGATGCTCTTCCCCCTGCAACCCTAGAAGCAATCCGCGCCGCCGATGGAACTCTTTTCGGGGCAACGCAATCCCCTTCGACAAAGGTGGAAGGCTACCGTTCCCCTGTCCTTGCCATGCGCCGCGCCTTTGATCTCTACGCCAATCTGCGCCCCACCGTCTCGCTGCCCGTGCCGGGCTGCCCGCCGGGGATTGACCTTCTAATCGTCCGCGAAAACACCGAAGGGATGTACAGCGGGCGTGAACGGCGCGAGGGCGACACGGCAATCAGCGAACGGGTGATCACCGTCCCCGCCACAGAACGTATCGCCCGCTATGCCTTTGCCGCTGCCCAAAAACGACCCCGCAAAAACGTGACCATCGTCCACAAGGCTAATGTTTTGAAAGAAACAGACGGCTTGTTTCGGGAGGTGTGTTTCCGCGTGGCAGCAGAATTTCCTGATGTGGCAGTCGATGAACTTCTGGTGGACGCTTGCGCTATGTGGTTGGTTAAAAATCCGGCGCGGTTTGATGTGATCGTTACCGAAAACCTCTTTGGAGACATTCTCTCCGATGAAGCGGCGGGTTTGGTTGGCGGGTTGGGTATTGCCCCCTCAGCAAACATAGGGGCGGGAAAAATCGCCTATTTTGAGCCGGTGCATGGCTCAGCGCCGGATATTGCCGGGCAGGGGGTTGCCAACCCCACAGGGGCGATCCTCAGCGCGGCAATGCTCTTGGCGCATGTTGGACAACCAGAAACCGCTGGACGTATTGAACGAGCGGTGTGGGCAACCCTTTATGATGGTATCTACAGCCGCGATCTGGGCGGTGAGGCTGGCACACAGGCAATGACGGAGGCGATCCTCGCCCGATTATGGCTATGA
- the aroH gene encoding chorismate mutase, with translation MGYPNGIGGKVCRGVRGATTVTVNTREAILTATRELLRLIIKANGIAPDDVASAFFTTTLDLNADYPAIAARQLGWLNVALMCAHEMAIPHGLPQCIRVLVHWNTTRAQNEVHHVYIRGAEHLRPDRKMPIIVEDDELDALYPHGFKPDQPETQPIQEENS, from the coding sequence ATGGGCTATCCAAACGGAATCGGCGGGAAGGTCTGTCGAGGTGTGCGCGGGGCAACCACCGTCACCGTGAACACACGAGAGGCAATTCTGACGGCAACACGAGAACTGCTGCGGCTGATCATCAAAGCAAACGGCATTGCCCCCGATGATGTGGCAAGCGCTTTTTTCACAACGACCCTTGACCTAAACGCCGATTACCCTGCAATTGCAGCGCGGCAGTTGGGGTGGTTGAATGTCGCTCTGATGTGCGCCCACGAGATGGCAATCCCACACGGGCTGCCCCAATGTATCCGCGTGCTTGTTCATTGGAATACCACACGGGCGCAAAATGAAGTTCACCATGTTTATATTCGTGGGGCGGAACACCTTCGTCCAGATCGGAAAATGCCCATCATTGTTGAAGACGATGAGCTAGATGCCCTTTACCCACACGGTTTTAAGCCAGATCAGCCAGAAACACAACCAATACAGGAGGAGAACTCGTGA
- a CDS encoding 3-isopropylmalate dehydratase, with amino-acid sequence MRYTGKTWVYGDNVNTDVIFPGKYTYTVSDLAQMAAHALEDLDPTFAKTVRAGDILVGGNNWGNGSSREQAVTCLVAAGVRVLIAKSIARIYFRNAVNGGLLPVVCPAAVAAIESGEVVTVDTETCTITCGAGIFEFPQLSPSLKTILEAGGLIEMLKVKLAAQSHP; translated from the coding sequence ATGCGCTATACAGGGAAAACATGGGTCTACGGCGATAACGTCAACACGGATGTAATCTTCCCCGGCAAATACACCTACACGGTATCCGATCTGGCACAGATGGCAGCGCACGCCCTCGAAGACCTCGATCCGACCTTTGCCAAGACCGTCCGCGCTGGCGATATACTCGTTGGTGGAAACAATTGGGGGAACGGATCGTCACGAGAGCAAGCCGTGACCTGTTTGGTGGCGGCGGGGGTGCGCGTTCTCATCGCCAAATCCATCGCCCGTATCTACTTTCGGAATGCGGTGAACGGTGGTTTGCTGCCGGTGGTCTGTCCGGCGGCAGTGGCGGCAATCGAATCCGGGGAGGTCGTCACTGTCGATACAGAGACATGCACCATCACCTGTGGGGCAGGGATCTTTGAGTTTCCCCAATTATCGCCTTCGCTGAAAACAATTTTAGAAGCGGGCGGGCTGATCGAGATGCTCAAAGTAAAACTGGCGGCACAGTCACACCCCTAA
- a CDS encoding amino acid ABC transporter ATP-binding protein → MGDSATKETIITVRDVHKWYGDYHALRGVSVEIMAGEVLVICGPSGSGKSTFIRTINRLEEHEKGDIIVDGISLTNDVRNIAKIRSEIGMVFQQFNLFPHLTVLQNITLAPINVRRWAKGKAEKIAMELLERVRIPEQAHKYPGQLSGGQQQRVAIARALAMQPRIMLFDEPTSALDPEMIKEVLDVMRDLAKEGLTMLCVTHEMGFAREVADRVIFFDRGVIVEENTPSAFFTNPQHERTKLFLSQILAH, encoded by the coding sequence ATGGGTGATTCAGCCACCAAAGAAACGATTATCACCGTCCGTGATGTCCACAAGTGGTATGGCGATTACCACGCCCTGCGCGGGGTGAGTGTAGAGATCATGGCGGGCGAAGTTCTCGTCATTTGCGGCCCATCGGGGTCGGGAAAATCAACTTTCATTCGCACCATCAACCGCCTCGAAGAACACGAAAAGGGCGATATTATCGTGGATGGCATTAGCCTGACGAATGATGTCCGTAATATTGCTAAAATCCGCAGCGAGATCGGAATGGTCTTTCAGCAGTTCAATTTGTTTCCGCACCTCACCGTGTTGCAGAACATCACCCTTGCGCCCATCAATGTCCGGCGTTGGGCAAAGGGGAAAGCGGAAAAGATCGCCATGGAACTGCTAGAGCGTGTGCGCATCCCCGAACAAGCGCATAAATATCCCGGTCAACTCTCCGGCGGGCAGCAGCAGCGTGTTGCCATTGCGCGGGCGTTGGCAATGCAGCCTCGCATCATGCTCTTTGACGAGCCAACCAGCGCCCTTGACCCGGAGATGATCAAAGAAGTTCTCGATGTCATGCGCGATTTGGCAAAAGAAGGGCTGACAATGCTCTGTGTGACCCACGAGATGGGCTTTGCCCGCGAAGTGGCGGATCGCGTCATCTTCTTTGATCGGGGCGTGATTGTGGAGGAAAATACGCCGTCGGCGTTCTTTACCAACCCGCAGCACGAGCGAACAAAATTGTTTTTATCGCAAATTTTGGCACATTAA
- a CDS encoding [LysW]-lysine hydrolase, translating to MSLDPLAVLKGLVEHYSPSHQERRASEYLAAQMTAMGFDNAFVDAADNAVGVIGTGSREIVLLGHIDTVAGYIPVTLGDGKLYGRGTVDAKGPLATFACAAALVGAREGWRIVVIGATEEEAITSKGAHHALSVYTPEYVVIGEPSRWDRITLGYKGRLLVDYCCMRPVVHTARLEPNAIEHAVRYWNAVQTAVAQINEGRDKAFDQVFASIRSIQSRSDGFHDTAEMTLGFRLPPDITPDDLFARLGDFAELGTLTPRGGERTYRAEKNTPLTRVFNNAIRDVGGKPGYVYKTGTSDMNIVGAVWSCPIVAYGPGDSTLDHTPEEHIEIDEYLRAVNVLRRALIELTGEAEAR from the coding sequence ATCAGCCTTGATCCTCTCGCCGTATTGAAAGGGCTGGTTGAACACTACAGCCCTTCCCACCAAGAACGGCGGGCGTCGGAGTACCTTGCCGCCCAAATGACGGCGATGGGCTTTGACAACGCCTTTGTCGATGCCGCCGACAACGCGGTGGGTGTCATTGGCACAGGTTCGCGGGAGATCGTCCTCTTGGGGCATATTGACACCGTTGCCGGCTATATTCCAGTCACCCTCGGGGACGGCAAGCTGTATGGGCGCGGGACGGTGGACGCCAAAGGACCCCTTGCCACCTTCGCCTGTGCAGCAGCCCTTGTCGGGGCGCGGGAAGGCTGGCGAATTGTCGTCATTGGGGCAACAGAAGAAGAAGCGATCACCAGTAAAGGGGCGCACCATGCCCTCAGCGTCTATACCCCTGAATACGTCGTCATTGGTGAACCAAGCCGTTGGGATCGGATCACACTGGGCTATAAGGGGCGGCTGTTGGTCGATTACTGCTGTATGCGCCCTGTCGTTCATACTGCCCGCCTTGAACCAAACGCCATTGAACATGCGGTGCGCTATTGGAACGCTGTGCAAACGGCAGTTGCCCAGATCAACGAAGGGCGGGATAAGGCATTTGATCAGGTGTTTGCTTCCATCCGTTCAATTCAGTCGCGCAGCGATGGCTTCCACGATACGGCGGAAATGACGCTCGGCTTTCGGCTGCCACCCGATATTACCCCCGATGATCTGTTCGCCCGTCTGGGTGATTTTGCGGAATTGGGAACGTTGACCCCACGCGGGGGAGAACGCACCTATCGGGCGGAGAAAAATACCCCACTGACTCGTGTATTTAACAATGCCATTCGTGATGTAGGCGGCAAACCGGGCTATGTCTACAAAACAGGAACATCCGATATGAACATCGTCGGAGCGGTCTGGTCGTGTCCGATTGTCGCCTATGGACCCGGTGACTCGACACTCGATCACACCCCGGAAGAACATATCGAGATCGATGAATACTTGCGGGCAGTTAATGTGCTGCGCCGCGCCCTCATCGAACTTACTGGGGAGGCAGAGGCAAGGTGA
- the aroF gene encoding 3-deoxy-7-phosphoheptulonate synthase, producing MIVIMSIAATTKETSAVIARIKELGFRAHLSEGEERAVIGIIGDDRKVPEPDIFAVMPGVERVTRVSAPYKLASRDFHPHPTFVRLNGMEVGSSKIAIIAGPCSVESRNQILETAQAVKEAGATALRGGAFKPRTSPYAFQGLGEKGLEMLAEAREKTGLPVVTEVMEPAMIDLVKKYADVLQIGARNMQNYALLHAAGESQHPVLLKRGMMSTMEELLMAAEYILSHGNERVMLCERGIRTFETYTRNTFDINAIPVLKEKTHLPVIADPSHATGKAEYVTAAARAAIAAGADGLIIEVHCDPANALSDGAQSLRPEKFAKMVGEIKKIAEAVDRTI from the coding sequence ATGATCGTCATAATGTCCATCGCTGCTACCACCAAAGAAACCTCAGCGGTGATCGCCCGCATCAAGGAATTAGGCTTTCGTGCGCATTTAAGTGAAGGGGAGGAACGTGCCGTGATCGGAATTATTGGGGATGATCGGAAAGTCCCAGAGCCAGATATTTTCGCCGTAATGCCCGGTGTAGAGCGCGTTACCCGCGTCAGCGCCCCCTATAAACTTGCCAGCCGCGATTTTCACCCACACCCCACCTTCGTCCGCCTGAATGGGATGGAAGTGGGCAGTTCCAAGATTGCTATCATCGCCGGGCCCTGTTCGGTAGAGAGTCGCAACCAAATCTTAGAGACGGCACAAGCGGTGAAAGAAGCTGGCGCAACAGCACTGCGCGGTGGCGCATTCAAGCCGCGTACCTCCCCCTATGCCTTTCAGGGGCTAGGCGAGAAGGGCTTGGAGATGCTTGCCGAGGCGCGGGAAAAAACCGGACTGCCCGTTGTCACCGAGGTGATGGAACCCGCCATGATCGACCTTGTGAAAAAGTATGCCGATGTCTTGCAGATTGGCGCACGGAACATGCAAAACTATGCGCTGCTCCATGCCGCTGGCGAGTCTCAGCATCCTGTCCTCTTGAAGCGGGGGATGATGTCCACCATGGAAGAACTGCTCATGGCGGCGGAGTACATCCTCTCACACGGGAACGAACGTGTTATGCTTTGCGAGCGTGGAATCCGCACCTTCGAGACGTATACCCGCAATACCTTCGATATTAACGCTATCCCCGTCCTGAAAGAGAAAACACACCTTCCGGTGATTGCCGATCCAAGCCACGCGACAGGCAAGGCAGAGTATGTCACGGCAGCGGCGCGGGCAGCAATTGCTGCGGGCGCTGATGGCTTGATCATTGAAGTCCACTGCGATCCGGCGAACGCCCTTTCCGATGGGGCGCAGTCGCTCCGCCCGGAAAAATTTGCCAAGATGGTGGGTGAGATCAAGAAGATTGCCGAGGCAGTAGATCGCACTATCTAG